Part of the Niallia alba genome is shown below.
CTTCCACTGAATCTTGTGGACCTGCATATGCCTCAATCGTAGCATACTGAGATGGTGTTGTTGGATTCGAAGTACTATGACTGGCAAGATTAGTCATTGCTGTTATTATTTCTTTAGAACCCGCCGCATACCCAATTCTCCAGCCTGTCATCGAATGTGATTTGGAAACACCATTTATTATAATGGTTACTTCTTTTAGTGATGGTGATAAAGAGGCAATCGACACATGCTTACTATCTCCATAAACTAATTTCTCGTAAATTTCATCTGAAATAATCAAGATATTATGTTCTAGACAAATATCACCAATCGCCTGTAATTCTTTTTCCGTGTAAATCATTCCAGTTGGATTACTTGGTGAATTAATGATAACAGCTTTTGTTTTAGAAGTTATTGCCTTTTTTAATTGGTCTGGAGTAATTTTAAACTCATTTGCTTCATACCCCTCCACAAAAACAGGTACTCCTTCTGCAAGCTTCACTTGTTCTGGATAACTAACCCAATATGGAGTAGGAATAATAACTTCGTCTCCTTTGTCCAAAATAACCTGGAACAAAGTGTATAATCCATGTTTAGCACCATTTGTGACGATAATCTGATTTGCTTCGTATTCTAACTGTTGATCTCTCTTTAATTTTGCAGCAATTTCTTTTTTTAATGCTTGTAAACCTGATGCAGGAGTGTATTTTGTATGCCCTTCATTCATGCTTCTAACAGCGGCATCAATAATATTTTGAGGAGTGTTAAAGTCAGGCTCTCCAGCGCCTAAACCAATTACATCATGACCATCTGCTCTTAAACTCGCTGCTTTTGCAGTAATGGCCAATGTTGTTGATGGCGTTAAAGTATTAACTCTTTCTGCTAATTGAATTTTCATTTTTATTTACCACTCCTATTGGTTAATAATTTTCAATTGTTAACAGGATTTCTCCTGTTTCAAAATCTATCCAATGATAGTTTATGGAATCCTTGTCTGTATGAGAAAAAATCTCCCAGACAGGCAACCCATCATACATTCCTAGTCGGACAGCATTGACCTTTTCTGGCGATTGCTTCGATAATAATATATTAAGCGCTTCTTGTTTGGTCAGCCCATCTTTTTTTCGTTTTTCTGTTACTTGATGTGTTTTTTCATTAATCCAAACAATAATATCCTCATTATCATCGTTTTTTCCTTCTAAAATATAATAGGATTCTTTTCCATTATATAATTGAAAGCTGTCCATATTTTTCAAATCTGTTTCATTCATAGCAATTTCTTCCGCCGTTTCTCTCGCTGATTTAACAGGCTTCATTGCTTTAACATATGTATTAATACTTACAGCTAGTCCAATAAGGAAAACAACAATAATTATCCAAATCCATTTTTTCATTTTTTATATCACTTCTTTAAAACAGTATTTTGTTCATAGGTTATTATAACAGTATTTATAAATAGAAAGAAATTATTTTATTTAATAATTAGTTGTTTTTGTCTTGTAAACAACTAATTATTCAAACAGATTCCTTCATGTTTTGCTAGGCATTT
Proteins encoded:
- a CDS encoding pyridoxal phosphate-dependent aminotransferase, whose amino-acid sequence is MKIQLAERVNTLTPSTTLAITAKAASLRADGHDVIGLGAGEPDFNTPQNIIDAAVRSMNEGHTKYTPASGLQALKKEIAAKLKRDQQLEYEANQIIVTNGAKHGLYTLFQVILDKGDEVIIPTPYWVSYPEQVKLAEGVPVFVEGYEANEFKITPDQLKKAITSKTKAVIINSPSNPTGMIYTEKELQAIGDICLEHNILIISDEIYEKLVYGDSKHVSIASLSPSLKEVTIIINGVSKSHSMTGWRIGYAAGSKEIITAMTNLASHSTSNPTTPSQYATIEAYAGPQDSVEEMRQAFNERLDIIHGKLNNIPGFSCLKPKGAFYLFPNVQKAVELTGFKSVDEFSTALLEEALVAVVPGSGFGADSYIRLSYATSLEKLEAAVSRMEQFVEKKMVVNK
- a CDS encoding cell wall elongation regulator TseB-like domain-containing protein, with the translated sequence MKKWIWIIIVVFLIGLAVSINTYVKAMKPVKSARETAEEIAMNETDLKNMDSFQLYNGKESYYILEGKNDDNEDIIVWINEKTHQVTEKRKKDGLTKQEALNILLSKQSPEKVNAVRLGMYDGLPVWEIFSHTDKDSINYHWIDFETGEILLTIENY